From a region of the Candidatus Methylomirabilota bacterium genome:
- a CDS encoding M20/M25/M40 family metallo-hydrolase translates to MRRASLLLLAVLIVLAFLAPASGLTHAAAPTVPAPDWLIDQVRVLSAPEMEGRASGTPGADRAARHIGRVFQEAGLRPGGDTGSYLQSFQVPTGTRLGAVNALTVLDPKPAADPKPAPDSKLRSLAVGRDFIPLAVSDDGDATGEIVFVGYGITAPELHYDDYAGPDVRGKVVVAMTQEPRARDPGSPFRRPDAYHYSERRHKIINAREHGARAILLVRHPAGERDELPPLRGVSQPWGILAASVTRAVADALLAPSGKHLADLAAAIDQSLTPRSFALAGVKVRLQMSLVRERGTTANVVGILLGTDPNLRQEAIVIGAHYDHLGRGGEGSLAPDQIGVVHPGADDNASGTAAVMGLARAFAAAGGAPRTLVFVAFAGEEMGLLGSTHYVKHPAVGLDKTVLMVNLDMVGRLRDGKLYVGGVDSGSGLRQVVADAAQGLGLTPELRGDPFAPSDHTAFYTSGAPVLFVFTGAHGDYHRPTDTWEKLNPKGLEAVTAFAARVVAAVAAQPSPPAYVKIEAPARSGRGGGYGPVFGVVPDFGEAERPGVRITGVRPGSPADKAGVRAGDIIVRFAGVEVKTLDDLTFALRSRRPGDRVEVVVVRDGREQQVHAVLEERR, encoded by the coding sequence ATGCGCCGCGCTTCCCTCCTGTTGCTCGCCGTTCTCATCGTGCTGGCCTTCCTCGCGCCGGCCTCTGGCCTCACTCACGCCGCTGCCCCCACCGTTCCCGCCCCCGACTGGCTCATCGATCAGGTCCGCGTCCTGTCGGCGCCGGAGATGGAGGGGCGGGCCTCGGGGACGCCGGGAGCGGACCGGGCGGCGCGCCACATCGGCCGCGTCTTCCAGGAGGCGGGGCTCCGGCCCGGCGGCGATACGGGAAGCTACCTGCAATCGTTCCAGGTGCCCACGGGAACGCGGCTCGGCGCGGTCAACGCGCTGACCGTCCTCGACCCAAAGCCCGCCGCTGACCCCAAGCCCGCCCCCGATTCCAAGCTCAGGTCGCTGGCCGTCGGCCGCGACTTCATCCCGCTGGCGGTGTCCGACGACGGCGACGCGACGGGCGAAATCGTCTTCGTCGGGTACGGCATCACCGCCCCCGAGCTGCACTACGACGACTACGCCGGCCCCGACGTGCGCGGCAAGGTCGTCGTCGCGATGACGCAGGAGCCGCGCGCGCGGGATCCCGGGAGCCCGTTCCGGCGCCCGGACGCGTACCACTACTCCGAGCGCCGGCACAAGATCATCAACGCCCGCGAGCACGGGGCGCGGGCGATTCTCTTGGTGCGCCACCCAGCGGGAGAGCGTGACGAGCTCCCGCCGCTCCGCGGCGTGAGCCAGCCGTGGGGCATCCTCGCCGCCTCCGTCACCCGCGCGGTAGCGGATGCGCTGCTGGCGCCGTCGGGCAAGCACCTCGCCGACCTCGCGGCCGCGATCGACCAGAGCCTGACGCCGCGCTCGTTCGCGCTGGCCGGCGTGAAAGTCCGTTTACAGATGAGCCTCGTCCGCGAGCGCGGCACGACGGCCAACGTGGTGGGGATCCTGCTGGGAACCGATCCCAACCTCCGCCAGGAAGCGATCGTGATCGGCGCCCACTATGACCATCTCGGCCGCGGGGGCGAGGGCTCGCTGGCTCCCGATCAGATCGGCGTGGTCCACCCGGGCGCCGACGACAACGCCTCGGGCACCGCGGCGGTGATGGGGCTCGCCAGAGCCTTCGCGGCGGCCGGCGGGGCGCCCCGCACGCTCGTCTTCGTCGCCTTCGCCGGCGAGGAGATGGGCCTTCTCGGCTCCACGCACTACGTGAAGCATCCGGCGGTAGGCCTGGACAAGACCGTCCTGATGGTGAATCTCGACATGGTGGGGCGCCTGCGCGACGGCAAGCTCTACGTCGGCGGCGTCGACAGCGGGAGCGGGCTCCGCCAGGTGGTCGCCGACGCCGCCCAGGGGCTCGGGTTGACGCCCGAGCTTCGCGGCGACCCCTTCGCGCCCTCCGACCACACCGCCTTCTACACGTCGGGCGCGCCGGTGCTCTTCGTCTTCACGGGCGCCCACGGCGACTATCACCGCCCGACGGATACGTGGGAGAAGCTCAACCCCAAGGGGCTCGAGGCCGTCACCGCCTTTGCCGCCCGCGTCGTGGCCGCCGTCGCCGCCCAGCCGAGCCCGCCGGCTTACGTGAAGATCGAGGCGCCGGCGAGGAGCGGCCGCGGCGGCGGCTATGGCCCCGTCTTCGGCGTGGTCCCCGACTTCGGAGAGGCGGAGCGGCCGGGCGTGAGGATCACCGGCGTGCGCCCGGGCAGCCCGGCCGACAAGGCTGGGGTCCGGGCCGGCGACATCATCGTGAGGTTCGCGGGCGTGGAGGTGAAGACGCTGGACGACCTGACGTTCGCCCTGCGCAGCCGGCGGCCGGGCGATCGCGTGGAGGTCGTCGTCGTCCGCGATGGACGGGAGCAGCAAGTCCACGCGGTGCTCGAGGAGCGCCGGTAG
- a CDS encoding type II toxin-antitoxin system VapC family toxin, translating to MTRLVVDASVAVKWFLPEEHSINAHRLLSEDYQLLAPDLLWVEVGNALWKRHRRGQLARGDARGILRDLRRLPLAIHPSGPLIGMALDLAIRRGQTVYDSLYLAVAIARRCAMVTADDNLYQVVKDGPLSRHLVWVEDI from the coding sequence GTGACGCGCCTCGTCGTCGATGCGAGCGTTGCCGTCAAATGGTTTCTTCCCGAAGAGCATTCCATTAACGCCCACCGATTGCTCAGCGAGGACTACCAGCTGCTGGCACCGGATCTCTTGTGGGTAGAGGTGGGGAACGCGCTTTGGAAAAGGCACCGCCGGGGCCAGCTGGCGCGGGGTGACGCGCGGGGCATTCTCCGCGACCTGCGCCGGCTGCCCCTGGCCATTCATCCCTCAGGCCCGCTGATCGGAATGGCGCTGGATCTTGCGATCCGCCGGGGCCAGACCGTGTACGACAGCCTGTACCTTGCCGTCGCCATCGCACGGCGATGCGCCATGGTGACGGCCGACGATAACCTGTATCAAGTCGTGAAGGATGGTCCGCTTTCGCGCCACCTCGTGTGGGTGGAAGATATCTGA